The following are from one region of the Carnobacterium gallinarum DSM 4847 genome:
- the wecB gene encoding non-hydrolyzing UDP-N-acetylglucosamine 2-epimerase: protein MKKFTVMVVIGDDQEALKMAPIIDKLKREFEKFKVSIVSTASNKPAVKKILGLYHVKTNIDLNVRKRNQQLNEYIVAVTAGITKAIHHEKPDLVLVHGDSTTSLGASLSAFYQKISVGQIDAGLRYGNKYSSFPAEMNRRLTSVIADFHFVSTNSAKANLIKEGIQENHIFMTGNTVIETLPKTVKEKFIYNEISIHSDNSLILLSLDQLEEINPKLEELYAAIKQVVAKNSKVEIIYPLHLNPVLRNHAIDTLSTIERIHLVEPLDVGKYHNLINQAQLVLTDTSSMYEVATSLKTPLLIMAADIDHPEIIHTGVGKLIEMNSVTITEEVMKLMTDTFYYDSMLLNEEVFTNGLESASEKIVEVIKKQIR, encoded by the coding sequence ATGAAAAAATTCACAGTTATGGTTGTGATTGGAGATGATCAGGAGGCCTTAAAAATGGCTCCAATTATTGACAAGCTAAAGAGAGAGTTTGAAAAATTTAAAGTAAGCATTGTAAGTACAGCAAGTAATAAACCAGCAGTCAAAAAAATCCTAGGGCTGTATCATGTAAAAACGAATATCGATTTGAATGTTAGAAAAAGAAATCAACAATTAAATGAATATATAGTGGCTGTGACTGCAGGAATTACAAAGGCCATTCATCATGAAAAACCTGATTTAGTCTTAGTTCATGGAGATTCTACAACTAGTCTAGGAGCTTCTTTATCGGCTTTTTATCAAAAAATTAGTGTTGGACAGATAGATGCTGGTCTACGCTATGGCAATAAATATAGTTCGTTTCCAGCTGAAATGAATCGACGTTTGACAAGTGTAATTGCTGATTTTCATTTTGTTTCTACAAATTCAGCAAAAGCCAATTTAATAAAAGAAGGCATTCAAGAAAATCATATTTTTATGACAGGAAATACGGTTATCGAAACGTTGCCCAAAACAGTAAAAGAAAAATTTATCTACAATGAAATTTCAATTCATAGCGACAATAGTCTAATTTTACTGTCTCTTGATCAACTAGAGGAAATCAATCCAAAATTAGAGGAACTGTATGCAGCTATTAAACAAGTAGTCGCAAAAAATAGCAAAGTGGAAATTATTTATCCACTGCATTTAAATCCAGTGCTGCGAAATCATGCGATTGATACTCTATCAACTATAGAAAGAATTCATCTAGTAGAGCCTTTAGATGTTGGCAAGTATCACAATTTAATCAATCAAGCCCAATTAGTGCTAACAGATACTAGCAGTATGTATGAAGTTGCTACCAGTTTAAAAACGCCTTTATTGATTATGGCGGCTGACATAGATCATCCTGAAATAATTCATACAGGCGTTGGCAAATTAATTGAGATGAATTCGGTGACAATTACAGAGGAAGTTATGAAATTAATGACAGATACTTTTTATTATGATTCTATGCTTTTAAATGAGGAAGTCTTTACGAATGGACTTGAAAGTGCGAGTGAAAAAATTGTGGAAGTAATAAAAAAACAAATTAGATAA